In Candidatus Kaistella beijingensis, a genomic segment contains:
- a CDS encoding replication-associated recombination protein A yields MNHNIPLAEKLRPKTLDDVLGQEHLTGKNGTIRKMLENDTLNSLIFWGPPGTGKTTLAEIISEKSGRKFFKLSAVSSGVKDVREVIDEAKKQNLFSGKSPILFIDEIHRFNKSQQDSLLHAVEKGWIVLIGATTENPSFEVVSALLSRSQVYVLKSLSYDKLEELADISLNKFNEEEGTDIKIKDKEAFIQYSGGDARKLINSVEIVLNNFKNSSKKEISNEDVLSVLQETMALYDKNGEQHYDIISAFIKSMRGSDPNAAVYWLARMLVGGEDIKFIARRMLILAAEDIGLANPNALVIANNCFQAVNVIGNPEARIILSETAVYLAVSPKSNSTYFAINEAMSLVKRTGNLPVPLHLRNAPTKLMKDLDYGKDYDYAHSHEGNFVDLEFLPEEIKGTKLYEPGKNSTENKISEELKKKWRGKYFD; encoded by the coding sequence TCTTATTTTTTGGGGACCACCCGGAACGGGAAAAACAACTTTAGCGGAAATTATTTCGGAAAAATCGGGCAGGAAATTTTTTAAACTTTCCGCAGTTTCTTCGGGGGTGAAAGATGTTCGTGAAGTAATTGACGAAGCCAAAAAGCAAAACCTTTTTTCAGGAAAATCGCCGATTCTTTTTATTGATGAAATTCACCGTTTCAATAAATCGCAGCAGGATTCTTTACTTCATGCGGTGGAAAAAGGGTGGATTGTCTTGATTGGAGCGACAACAGAAAATCCAAGTTTTGAGGTGGTTTCCGCACTTTTGTCGCGAAGTCAGGTGTATGTTTTGAAATCGTTAAGTTATGATAAATTGGAAGAACTTGCCGATATTTCTTTAAACAAATTCAATGAGGAGGAAGGAACTGATATTAAGATTAAAGACAAAGAAGCCTTTATTCAATATTCGGGTGGTGATGCGAGAAAGCTTATTAATTCGGTGGAAATCGTTTTGAATAATTTCAAAAATTCTTCAAAAAAAGAGATTTCCAACGAAGATGTACTTTCCGTTTTGCAGGAAACAATGGCACTTTATGATAAAAATGGAGAACAGCATTACGACATTATTTCTGCATTTATAAAATCGATGCGTGGTTCAGACCCAAATGCGGCGGTTTATTGGCTCGCAAGAATGTTGGTAGGTGGGGAAGATATTAAGTTTATTGCACGAAGAATGCTGATTTTGGCGGCGGAAGATATTGGTTTGGCAAATCCGAATGCGTTGGTTATTGCCAACAACTGTTTTCAGGCGGTAAATGTTATTGGAAATCCCGAAGCCAGAATTATTTTGAGTGAAACTGCAGTTTATTTGGCGGTTTCCCCGAAATCGAATTCCACTTATTTTGCGATTAACGAAGCGATGTCTTTGGTGAAAAGAACAGGGAATCTTCCTGTCCCTCTTCATTTGCGAAACGCTCCAACCAAACTGATGAAAGATTTGGATTATGGAAAAGATTATGATTACGCACATTCTCACGAAGGAAATTTCGTAGATTTAGAATTTTTACCAGAAGAAATTAAAGGAACAAAATTGTACGAACCGGGAAAAAACTCAACGGAAAATAAAATCTCGGAAGAGTTGAAAAAAAAGTGGAGAGGGAAGTATTTCGATTAA
- a CDS encoding M1 family aminopeptidase, whose translation MKKFYSFLIFNCLVFLLSAQIPFENKTLVDKEIGKYMKMINFNVNPNTLNYDLKYQRLDVEVDPAVLWISGSVTSHFLPNQNMSNIYFDFTNTIPVSQVVYHGQNLNFQQLSTKELKIDFPATIPANSMDSLTVHYSGVPDNSGRPSFFVGTKYGFPTLSTLSEPYGAQNWFPTKQSMNDKIEGFDFKITTPDQYSVAANGKLMSEIVLPGNKKKTFWRTQYPMAAYLAAISVGNFTKTNDFMGNSSFPYVNYIYPDTYANPAVVANLEWTKTVMQIFENHFGPYPFSNEKYGHMEFNLPGAAMEHQTMSSMDSFPRAAIVHELAHQWFGDKITCGAWNDIWLNEGFATFSEHVIYEKNMMTHQEFMNHLLNQMNAITNLPNGSVYVNDSNLGNIPVVFSGRLSYAKGGFCLRMMKWILGDDVFYQALRDYTSNPSFAYKYAKTEDFKNQLLVSTGKDFTEFFNDWIYGQGHPTYEIRWNQPIANQEVKFLVSQTQSDPSVSFFEMPLPIKVIGTNGETAYLVLDHSSNNQFFSKTLTFQVASVEFNYEYQIIEKNSTVIHDLALATDFVNKVEVALFPNPVKNEINFKGISKVSEYEIFSADGKLIKSGTYKPFAFINVAGMTKGVYFIKINGKKLKFVKD comes from the coding sequence ATGAAAAAATTCTATTCTTTTTTGATTTTCAACTGTTTAGTTTTCCTGCTTTCTGCGCAAATTCCGTTCGAGAATAAAACTTTAGTTGATAAAGAAATAGGGAAGTACATGAAAATGATTAATTTCAATGTCAATCCAAACACGTTAAATTATGATTTGAAATATCAAAGACTCGATGTAGAAGTTGATCCTGCCGTTTTATGGATTTCAGGTTCGGTCACTTCCCATTTTTTGCCGAATCAAAATATGTCAAATATCTATTTCGACTTTACCAATACAATTCCTGTTTCGCAAGTGGTTTATCATGGGCAGAATCTGAATTTCCAACAACTTTCAACCAAAGAACTGAAAATTGATTTTCCAGCGACCATTCCTGCAAACTCAATGGACTCACTTACAGTTCATTATTCAGGGGTTCCAGATAATTCTGGGAGACCTTCTTTTTTTGTGGGGACAAAGTATGGTTTTCCAACATTGTCCACGCTTTCCGAACCTTATGGTGCGCAAAATTGGTTTCCAACGAAACAAAGCATGAACGATAAAATTGAAGGTTTCGATTTCAAAATTACGACGCCGGATCAATACAGCGTTGCCGCAAACGGAAAATTGATGTCCGAAATCGTACTTCCGGGAAATAAAAAGAAAACTTTTTGGCGAACACAATATCCAATGGCGGCTTATCTTGCAGCAATTTCTGTGGGTAATTTTACTAAAACTAATGATTTCATGGGAAATTCATCTTTTCCGTATGTCAATTATATTTATCCTGATACCTACGCAAATCCTGCAGTGGTAGCAAATTTGGAATGGACTAAAACCGTAATGCAAATTTTTGAAAATCACTTCGGTCCTTATCCTTTTTCCAACGAAAAATACGGCCACATGGAATTTAATCTTCCCGGTGCTGCGATGGAGCATCAAACGATGTCGTCCATGGATTCGTTTCCGAGAGCGGCAATTGTTCACGAACTTGCTCATCAATGGTTCGGCGATAAAATTACTTGCGGTGCATGGAACGACATTTGGCTGAATGAGGGTTTCGCCACTTTTTCAGAACATGTGATTTATGAAAAAAATATGATGACGCATCAGGAATTTATGAACCATTTGCTGAATCAAATGAATGCCATTACCAATTTACCGAATGGAAGTGTTTATGTTAATGACAGTAATTTGGGTAACATTCCTGTTGTTTTCAGTGGGCGTCTTTCCTACGCTAAAGGTGGATTCTGTTTAAGAATGATGAAGTGGATTTTAGGCGACGACGTTTTTTATCAGGCTTTAAGAGATTACACGTCAAACCCTTCATTTGCATACAAATACGCAAAAACAGAAGACTTCAAAAATCAATTGCTGGTTTCAACAGGAAAAGATTTTACCGAGTTTTTTAACGACTGGATTTACGGACAAGGTCACCCGACCTATGAGATTAGATGGAACCAACCGATTGCCAATCAGGAAGTCAAATTTTTGGTCTCGCAGACCCAAAGTGATCCGTCCGTGAGTTTTTTCGAAATGCCTTTACCAATAAAAGTTATCGGGACGAATGGCGAAACGGCTTATCTGGTATTAGATCACAGTTCTAATAATCAATTTTTTTCTAAAACGTTGACTTTCCAAGTGGCAAGTGTGGAATTTAATTATGAATACCAAATAATTGAAAAAAACTCCACGGTTATTCACGATTTGGCTTTGGCAACAGATTTTGTGAATAAAGTTGAGGTGGCGTTATTTCCAAACCCTGTGAAAAATGAAATTAATTTTAAAGGAATTTCTAAAGTTTCCGAATATGAAATTTTTAGTGCAGATGGAAAACTCATTAAATCCGGAACTTATAAACCATTCGCTTTCATCAATGTTGCAGGGATGACTAAAGGTGTTTATTTTATTAAAATTAATGGAAAGAAATTAAAATTTGTAAAGGATTAA
- the pheA gene encoding prephenate dehydratase produces MKIAFLGPRASFTQLACSQIFPDDELVPQSSILDCFNAVKNGEVEKAVVPLENSIEGTVSMTLDYLYDFENIFIETEVVMPIAQHLMIHPNNESFEKIISHPQALAQTFHFRFYHFKNMETQDFSSTAASAKLVSENPQEKWAAIANSYAAKLYGLKIIHENIQDFEQNHTKFIVISKKRNFLPLKFPKTSEKTSLMITLPEDHAGGLHQVLSVFAWRKMNLSKIESRTMKKSLGNYFFFINVANEWHPVLSENALEELRSIGAIVKFVGHYNEYLLES; encoded by the coding sequence ATGAAAATCGCTTTCCTTGGTCCACGCGCAAGTTTCACGCAGCTCGCCTGTTCGCAAATTTTTCCTGATGATGAACTCGTTCCCCAATCGAGCATTCTCGATTGTTTCAATGCGGTGAAAAATGGTGAGGTTGAAAAAGCAGTCGTTCCTTTGGAAAATTCGATTGAGGGAACCGTTTCCATGACTTTGGATTATCTGTACGATTTCGAAAATATTTTCATTGAAACTGAAGTCGTGATGCCGATTGCACAACATTTAATGATTCATCCCAATAACGAAAGTTTTGAAAAAATTATTTCACATCCGCAAGCTTTAGCGCAGACTTTTCATTTCCGTTTTTATCATTTTAAAAATATGGAGACGCAGGATTTCAGTTCTACGGCTGCTTCCGCTAAATTAGTCTCAGAAAATCCTCAGGAAAAATGGGCGGCAATTGCCAATTCCTACGCGGCGAAATTGTACGGCCTGAAAATCATTCACGAAAATATTCAGGATTTTGAACAGAACCACACCAAGTTTATCGTGATTTCTAAAAAGAGAAATTTTTTGCCATTAAAATTCCCAAAAACGTCAGAGAAAACTTCTTTGATGATTACCCTTCCCGAAGATCATGCAGGTGGACTTCATCAGGTTCTTTCCGTATTTGCGTGGCGAAAAATGAACCTTTCCAAAATTGAAAGCCGAACCATGAAAAAAAGTTTAGGAAATTATTTTTTCTTTATCAATGTCGCGAATGAATGGCATCCTGTTTTATCGGAAAACGCGTTGGAAGAACTGCGTTCGATTGGTGCAATCGTAAAATTCGTCGGACATTACAACGAATATTTGCTGGAAAGTTAA
- the pepE gene encoding dipeptidase PepE, translating to MNVLLASTSTLFGGNYLEYLTTEIIRLFDGVDEIIFIPFARPGGISHEEYTKKVQDFFADLNISVKGLHEFDDKVAALNSAKGYFTGGGNTFLLVKTLHDENLMQVLKENVEKGKPYLGSSAGSNIGGINMKTTNDMPIVYPPSFDCMGLVPFNLNPHYLDPNPELKHNGETRETRIKEFLTQNDTKVVGLREGNWIKRIGDKITVEGSESTRIFEKGKEPYEVGAGSVL from the coding sequence ATGAACGTTCTTCTTGCTTCCACATCCACGCTTTTTGGTGGAAATTATCTGGAGTATTTAACCACTGAAATCATCCGTCTTTTTGACGGAGTTGACGAAATCATTTTCATCCCTTTTGCAAGACCGGGCGGAATTTCGCACGAGGAATACACTAAAAAAGTGCAGGATTTTTTCGCAGATTTAAATATTTCCGTGAAAGGACTGCACGAATTTGACGATAAAGTTGCAGCACTCAATTCAGCGAAAGGATATTTTACAGGCGGCGGAAACACTTTTCTGCTCGTGAAAACTTTGCATGATGAAAATCTGATGCAGGTTCTAAAAGAAAATGTAGAAAAGGGAAAACCTTATCTCGGTTCAAGCGCAGGTTCGAACATTGGCGGAATCAACATGAAAACCACGAACGATATGCCGATTGTTTATCCACCGAGTTTTGACTGTATGGGACTGGTTCCGTTCAACCTAAATCCGCATTACCTCGACCCAAATCCTGAACTGAAACATAACGGAGAAACCAGAGAAACACGAATCAAGGAATTTTTGACCCAAAACGACACCAAAGTGGTCGGACTTCGCGAAGGAAACTGGATCAAAAGAATTGGAGATAAAATAACCGTTGAAGGGAGCGAATCCACCAGAATTTTTGAAAAAGGGAAGGAGCCGTATGAAGTGGGGGCGGGAAGTGTTCTTTAA